A section of the Engraulis encrasicolus isolate BLACKSEA-1 chromosome 8, IST_EnEncr_1.0, whole genome shotgun sequence genome encodes:
- the slc25a15a gene encoding solute carrier family 25 member 15a gives MAPHPVVQAIIDLSAGAAGGTACVFSGQPFDTAKVKMQTFPGMYRGFLHCFTATYQQVGLRGLYQGTTPALIANIAENAVLFMSYGFCQDVVRLLSGVSRGTELSDIQKASAGSVASIFSSLVLCPTELVKCRLQAMHEMEASGKIASGQGSSSVWSVVRNVIRTDGPLGLYQGLTTTMVRELPGYFCFFGGYELSRSTFARYMGTEKDDIGVLALMFSGGFGGACLWLMVYPIDCVKSRIQVLSMAGRQAGFLKTFMGIVRNEGVAPLYSGLTPTMIRTFPANGALFLAYELSRKAMMRQFDS, from the exons ATGGCCCCTCATCCTGTGGTTCAGGCCATCATCGACCtctcagcaggagcagcag gtggCACGGCCTGCGTGTTCAGCGGGCAGCCATTCGACACGGCCAAGGTGAAGATGCAGACCTTCCCTGGCATGTACCGCGGCTTCCTGCACTGCTTTACTGCCACCTACCAGCAGGTGGGGCTGCGGGGCCTGTACCAGGGCACCACTCCGGCCCTCATTGCCAACATCGCTGAGAACGCTGTGCTCTTCATGAGCTATGGTTTCTGCCAAGACGTGGTGCGCCTCCTGTCCGGAGTCTCCAGGGGAACAGAGCTCAG TGATATCCAGAAGGCGAGTGCTGGGTCAGTGGCGTCCATCTTCTCCTCGTTGGTGCTGTGCCCCACAGAGCTGGTCAAGTGCAGGCTGCAGGCCATGCATGAGATGGAGGCCTCAGGCAAGATCGCCAGCGGGCAAGGGAG CTCCAGCGTGTGGTCTGTGGTTCGGAACGTGATCCGTACGGACGGGCCGCTGGGCCTCTACCAGGGTCTGACCACCACCATGGTCCGCGAGCTGCCCGGATACTTCTGCTTCTTCGGAGGCTACGAGCTCAGCCGCTCCACATTCGCACGCTACATGGGCACCGAGAAAGATGACATCG GTGTGCTTGCTCTAATGTTCAGCGGAGGGTTCGGCGGGGCTTGCCTCTGGCTAATGGTGTACCCCATCGACTGTGTCAAGTCCCGCATCCAGGTGCTTTCCATGGCGGGCCGCCAGGCTGGCTTCCTCAAGACCTTCATGGGCATCGTGCGAAACGAAG GAGTGGCACCACTCTACTCCGGCCTCACCCCCACCATGATCCGGACCTTCCCTGCCAATGGAGCTCTGTTCCTGGCATACGAGCTCAGCCGCAAGGCCATGATGAGGCAGTTTGACAGCTGA
- the LOC134454049 gene encoding stomatin-like has translation MAAEAEAAREARAKVIAAEGEMNASRALKEASLIIAESPSALQLRYLQTLNSIAAEKNSTIIFPLPIDMMQSFARKNT, from the exons ATGGCTGCAGAGGCGGAGGCAGCACGGGAGGCCAGAGCTAAG GTGATTGCTGCGGAGGGGGAGATGAATGCGTCTCGTGCCCTGAAGGAAGCGTCTCTCATCATAGCGGAGTCTCCATCAGCTCTGCAGCTGCGTTACCTGCAGACCCTCAACAGCATCGCTGCAGAGAAGAACTCCACCATCATCTTCCCCCTGCCCATCGACATGATGCAGAGCTTTGCCCGAAAAAACACATAG
- the LOC134454761 gene encoding stomatin-like, producing the protein MTAVRGVAVALADVGAGGFWLYSAQIRVTGKKPATLGVLEYAMIGIAAICIMMTFPFSIVPCIKVVQEYERAVIFRFGRIVHAKPKGPGIFFFLPWIDNVVRVDIRTVSFDIPPQEILTKDSVSVCVDGAVYYCVVCPISSVTNVTDAEAATQLLAQTTLRNTLGTLSLSDLLADRVGISHAMQTSLDEATDPWGIKVERVEIKDVKLPHQLQRAMAAEAEAAREARAKVIAAEGEMNASRALKEASLIIAESPSALQLRYLQTLNSIAAEKNSTIIFPLPIDMMQGFARKIT; encoded by the exons ATGACAGCTGTCAGGGGCGTCGCCGTGGCTTTAGCCGATGTGGGGGCGGGGGGATTCTGGTTGTATTCGGCTCAGATCCGGGTTACCGGTAAAA AGCCAGCAACGTTGGGTGTGCTGGAGTATGCTATGATTGGCATCGCTGCCATCTGCATCATGATGACGTTCCCTTTTTCCATCGTCCCATGCATCAAG GTTGTTCAAGAATATGAACGTGCAGTCATTTTCCGATTTGGACGCATTGTGCATGCAAAACCCAAAGGACCAG GTATTTTCTTCTTTCTGCCCTGGATAGACAATGTAGTGCGTGTGGACATAAGGACAGTCTCTTTTGACATCCCACCACAAGAG ATTTTGACTAAggactctgtgagtgtgtgcgtggatgGAGCGGTGTATTACTGCGTGGTCTGTCCCATCTCCTCTGTGACCAATGTCACAGACGCCGAAGCAGCGACACAGCTCCTGGCTCAGACCACCCTAAGGAACACACTGGGCACGCTCAGCCTCTCGGACCTGCTGGCTGACAGAGTCGGCATCTCACATGCCATGCAG ACATCTCTTGACGAGGCCACGGACCCCTGGGGGATTAAGGTGGAGCGCGTGGAGATCAAGGACGTGAAGCTTCCCCATCAGCTGCAGAGGGCCATGGCTGCAGAGGCGGAGGCAGCACGAGAGGCCAGAGCTAAG GTGATTGCTGCTGAGGGGGAGATGAATGCGTCTCGTGCCCTGAAGGAAGCATCTCTCATCATAGCGGAGTCTCCGTCAGCTCTGCAGCTGCGTTACCTGCAGACCCTCAACAGCATCGCTGCAGAGAAGAACTCCACCATCATCTTCCCCCTGCCCATCGACATGATGCAGGGCTTTGCCCGAAAGATCACATAG
- the LOC134454760 gene encoding stomatin-like, which translates to MVNQLKISDAPSDSRTNLQDEENPGLGFCGWLLIIVSVICTVATLPVSIFMCVKIVTEYQRAVIFRLGRIVDKKPKGPGLFLVLPCTDTITKVDMRTVSFDIPPQEILTKDSVTVSVDGVVYFRIYCAISAVANVSDAAKATRLLAQTTLRNVLGTKNLAELLSDRQCISQSMQVYVTDAN; encoded by the exons ATGGTGAACCAACTGAAGATCTCAGATGCTCCCAGCGACAGTAGAACCAACCTTCAAG ATGAGGAGAATCCTGGCTTGGGCTTCTGTGGTTGGCTCCTGATCATCGTTTCGGTGATTTGTACAGTGGCAACCCTCCCTGTCTCCATATTCATGTGTGTAAAG ATTGTGACTGAGTATCAGCGAGCTGTGATTTTCAGGCTGGGTCGTATTGTGGATAAAAAGCCCAAAGGACCTG GTCTTTTCCTTGTGCTGCCTTGCACGGACACAATTACAAAAGTTGATATGCGAACCGTCTCCTTTGACATTCCACCACAAGAG ATTCTGACTAAGGACTCAGTCACCGTGTCAGTGGATGGAGTGGTGTACTTCAGAATCTACTGTGCAATCTCTGCTGTTGCGAACGTGTCTGACGCCGCCAAGGCCACTCGGCTATTGGCACAGACAACGCTGAGGAACGTACTGGGCACCAAGAACCTCGCAGAACTTCTCTCAGACCGTCAGTGCATCTCTCAAAGCATGCAGGTATATGTAACAgatgctaactag